TTCAGTTTAACATATGGGAATGTAATGCATCGATGACCTCTTTTTTTGTAATCGCATTGATTACGTCAAGTACCCCGGAAAAATCCAGCCCTCTACTGGAATAATCAAGGATAGAATTGGCTAACTTGGCTGGGTGATCATATACATCGATTATCCTCCCGATGATCCTTCGTTTCGAAATGAAGAATTCAACATCACCGATGCTTTTCTTTCGTACATTCTTTTTTGTTGTATGGATTTCTTCCATCAGCTCGGATGGCTTGGTCGTAATTGTGCTTAATGAGGAAAAGCAATATCTATCGGAAATATCGTATTTTACATCAATGCCTCCATCTACAAAACCATGGTCATGGATTTTTTGCTGAAATTCAGATGTCCTGCCAAAAAGAATTTCCAACCCGATTCTAATGCTGAATTCCTTACGGATATCGCGATCGGGATTTCCCGCATCACTTCCATCACTGGTCGCATTCCCCCATGAGAGAACCGATTGGTTGCTATCAATCGCTTCGATTTTCAAGCTCTCTCTTTTGACTGGTATGAATGGCAAATATCGTTCTTTATCTTTTAAAGCGGAATTTCCGAGTTCAAGTTGGATGACGGCATGGACCTCTTCAGGATGTATATCTCCTATTATGATGATTTTCATATTTTCCATAGAATAGAATTTATGAAAACACATCTCCAGCATGGAAGCATCCATTGATTCTACACTTTCCAAATTTCCGATGATCGGTTGCGCCAACCCGCTTTCTTTCCCATATAAATCAGATAATAAACTAGTGTAACAGCTCGTTCTTCGATTACTATGTATTTGCAAAATCTCCTGCTTGATGATTTTTTTTTCTTTTTCCACGCTCTCATTTGTAATCGAAATCGATTGGACAAGTTTTAGAATCATTTTAATATTCAATTCAAGCTGTTCCGTACAGGATACTGCAAATGAAGTCCTTTCAAAATTCGTACTGGCATTTAGAGAAGCTCCGATTTCGCCAAATTCATGTATGGCGTCGAATTGGCCATTTTGAATAATGAGATGCTCTAAAAAATGTGCCGTTCCATAGGGGATATGATGGGACTGGCTATCCCCCCCTCCAAATCCGACCGATAGGAGAATATAATTTTCGAGAAAACCTTTCTTATTTACCAACAGCGTGTCTAACCCGCTTATGTTCTTTTTTTCTATACGACTACCAGCAAACATCGGTCATCCTTATCCCTCTCCCAAAGTATAAATGGAATAGCCTTGAAAAACTTGGGCTGCTTCCTGGATATCCTGTACTTCTAAACGATCGATGCAATCAATCATTTCAGTCATGGTCCTAACTTTCCCGCTGATTATCCCATTTTGATGAAAATCGATTAAGCTAATGGGGGAGTCTTGAGAAAGTTTATAGCTATTTTTCAATGTTTTGATCGTAGCTCTCCATTCTTTTTGGCTACAATCGCCTTCTTTTATCGACTTAACCTCTTTAAATATTCTCCTAAGGACCAATTCTTCAGAAGCAGGATCAATGACCGTTTGGATGAACAGAAGGCCATTGATTGCGTCCAGTATGCTTGTAATCAAGTAAGCTGCCTGGAGCTGGTTCCTTACATTCATGAATAACCGCGAATGCGGGAGCCCGCCTAAAAGGCGATTGAACACTACCAATGCCGGATATTTTTCACTTTTCAACGTTATTCCGCCGGTACTGGAACATGCTGTGATGATCGCATGTTCGGACTGGAATTTTTCGCAATGATAGGTTTTTATAAGGCTTTTCACTGGTTTTGGGGGAATCATGGAATGGTGCGATCCTGCGGTACCTCTCCATAAGCATCTGCTTAACTGCTCGAACACCTCTTCTTCATCCATGTCACCGATAACGTATAGATGTATGGGGGCTTCGTGAAGTATCTTTTGGTGAAGATTCCGCAGCTTGGACTCATTCCACGTTTCGATGTCCTCAATTGAGCCTACCTTATCGATATACAACTTTTGCCCGTTTCCATGTAAATATAAGAGGCTCTTTTTATATGAATGATTATACGCATTGAAAATCTCATTTTGGATCCTCCGTGAATGGAGCTTTTTTTCAAGTTCAACGGATTTCTTGGTTATTAATGGCTGAGTTAATAAATCATGCAGTATCGTCAATATTTCCGGTTTGATCTTTTTATGCTTTTGGTTGTAAAACTTTAATGACAAACATAAAACCTGCTT
This genomic stretch from Peribacillus muralis harbors:
- a CDS encoding M16 family metallopeptidase; protein product: MFAGSRIEKKNISGLDTLLVNKKGFLENYILLSVGFGGGDSQSHHIPYGTAHFLEHLIIQNGQFDAIHEFGEIGASLNASTNFERTSFAVSCTEQLELNIKMILKLVQSISITNESVEKEKKIIKQEILQIHSNRRTSCYTSLLSDLYGKESGLAQPIIGNLESVESMDASMLEMCFHKFYSMENMKIIIIGDIHPEEVHAVIQLELGNSALKDKERYLPFIPVKRESLKIEAIDSNQSVLSWGNATSDGSDAGNPDRDIRKEFSIRIGLEILFGRTSEFQQKIHDHGFVDGGIDVKYDISDRYCFSSLSTITTKPSELMEEIHTTKKNVRKKSIGDVEFFISKRRIIGRIIDVYDHPAKLANSILDYSSRGLDFSGVLDVINAITKKEVIDALHSHMLN
- a CDS encoding M16 family metallopeptidase, whose amino-acid sequence is MRNDFVTREHGNFSFHLLSSEKYVQTTIAVRMYVDLDEKVTTGAALLPYILLHGSERFRNNFIIQSKLDEEYGAKLGVFIDKKGDKQVLCLSLKFYNQKHKKIKPEILTILHDLLTQPLITKKSVELEKKLHSRRIQNEIFNAYNHSYKKSLLYLHGNGQKLYIDKVGSIEDIETWNESKLRNLHQKILHEAPIHLYVIGDMDEEEVFEQLSRCLWRGTAGSHHSMIPPKPVKSLIKTYHCEKFQSEHAIITACSSTGGITLKSEKYPALVVFNRLLGGLPHSRLFMNVRNQLQAAYLITSILDAINGLLFIQTVIDPASEELVLRRIFKEVKSIKEGDCSQKEWRATIKTLKNSYKLSQDSPISLIDFHQNGIISGKVRTMTEMIDCIDRLEVQDIQEAAQVFQGYSIYTLGEG